The Rhinoderma darwinii isolate aRhiDar2 chromosome 8, aRhiDar2.hap1, whole genome shotgun sequence genome has a window encoding:
- the SLC25A25 gene encoding mitochondrial adenyl nucleotide antiporter SLC25A25 isoform X5: MLCLSLYVPVLDQSPAEFQYFESDGLPSELKSIFRLSILIPSQEFSTYRNWRQNIVKAGDKDQDGQLDFEEFVHYLRDHEKKLRLVFRSLDKKNDGRIDAQEIMQSLRDLGVNISEQQAEKILKRIRADHRWGPVTHMDKNGTMTIDWNEWRDYHLLHPAENIPEIILYWKHSTIFDVGENLIVPDEFTVEEKQTGMWWRHLVAGGGAGAVSRTCTAPLDRCKVLMQVHATRNNSMSIMGGFTQMIREGGFRSLWRGNGINVIKIAPESAIKFMAYEQIKRFIGSDQEILGIRERLLAGSLAGVIAQSSIYPMEVLKTRMALRKTGQYNGMLDCGKKILLKEGMSAFYKGYVPNMLGIIPYAGIDLAVYETLKNAWLNRYATSSADPGVFVLLACGTISSTCGQLASYPLALVRTRMQAQASIEGAPQVTMSKLFKHIIKTEGAFGLYRGLAPNFMKVIPAVSISYVVYENLKLTLGVTSR; this comes from the exons ATGCTTTGTCTCAGCTTGTACGTGCCAGTGCTGGATCAGTCACCCGCAGAGTTTCAGTATTTTGAATCAGATGGGCTCCCGTCAGAGCTGAAGTCTATCTTTAGGCTGAGCATTCTGATTCCATCTCAGGAATTCTCTACCTACCGTAACTGGAGGCAG AATATTGTGAAAGCTGGCGATAAGGACCAGGATGGACAGCTGGACTTTGAAGAGTTCGTGCACTACCTCCGAGATCATGAGAAGAAACTGAGATTAGTCTTTCGTAGCCTGGACAAGAAGAATGATG GAAGGATTGATGCCCAGGAAATAATGCAGTCTCTCCGAGACCTGGGAGTGAACATATCTGAGCAGCAGGCTGAGAAAATCTTGAAGCG AATTCGGGCGGACCACCGCTGGGGTCCTGTCACCCA TATGGATAAGAATGGTACAATGACCATAGATTGGAATGAGTGGCGGGATTATCATCTCTTGCACCCTGCTGAGAACATTCCGGAAATCATCCTTTACTGGAAGCACTCTACG ATCTTTGATGTAGGAGAGAATCTGATTGTCCCGGATGAGTTTACAGTTGAAGAGAAGCAAACCGGCATGTGGTGGAGGCATCTAGTTGCTGGTGGCGGAGCAGGTGCGGTGTCTCGAACATGTACAGCCCCCCTGGATCGTTGTAAAGTCCTCATGCAG GTTCATGCTACTCGTAATAACAGCATGTCTATCATGGGTGGGTTTACACAAATGATCCGTGAGGGAGGCTTTCGCTCACTATGGCGGGGGAACGGCATCAACGTCATAAAAATTGCACCCGAATCTGCTATTAAATTCATGGCTTATGAACAG attaagCGCTTCATAGGCAGTGACCAGGAGATTTTGGGAATTCGTGAGCGACTACTGGCTGGATCTCTTGCTGGTGTCATTGCTCAAAGCAGCATCTATCCCATGGAG GTTCTTAAAACACGGATGGCTCTTCGCAAGACTGGTCAATACAATGGAATGTTAGATTGTGGGAAAAAAATCTTGCTGAAGGAAGGAATGTCTGCCTTTTATAAAGGATATGTCCCCAACATGCTGGGGATTATTCCATATGCTGGCATTGATTTGGCAGTGTATGAG ACTCTGAAGAATGCCTGGCTAAACAGATATGCCACAAGTAGCGCCGACCCTGGAGTTTTTGTACTACTGGCTTGTGGGACCATATCCAGTACGTGTGGGCAGCTTGCCAGCTATCCCTTAGCGTTGGTCAGGACAAGAATGCAAGCACAAG cCTCTATTGAAGGTGCACCGCAGGTGACCATGAGCAAACTTTTCAAGCACATCATAAAGACAGAAGGTGCATTTGGACTGTATCGGGGTTTGGCCCCCAATTTCATGAAGGTGATCCCGGCAGTCAGCATCAGTTATGTGGTGTACGAGAACCTAAAACTCACACTTGGGGTGACCTCTCGGTGA
- the SLC25A25 gene encoding mitochondrial adenyl nucleotide antiporter SLC25A25 isoform X6: protein MLCLSLYVPVLDQSPAEFQYFESDGLPSELKSIFRLSILIPSQEFSTYRNWRQNIVKAGDKDQDGQLDFEEFVHYLRDHEKKLRLVFRSLDKKNDGRIDAQEIMQSLRDLGVNISEQQAEKILKRMDKNGTMTIDWNEWRDYHLLHPAENIPEIILYWKHSTIFDVGENLIVPDEFTVEEKQTGMWWRHLVAGGGAGAVSRTCTAPLDRCKVLMQVHATRNNSMSIMGGFTQMIREGGFRSLWRGNGINVIKIAPESAIKFMAYEQIKRFIGSDQEILGIRERLLAGSLAGVIAQSSIYPMEVLKTRMALRKTGQYNGMLDCGKKILLKEGMSAFYKGYVPNMLGIIPYAGIDLAVYETLKNAWLNRYATSSADPGVFVLLACGTISSTCGQLASYPLALVRTRMQAQASIEGAPQVTMSKLFKHIIKTEGAFGLYRGLAPNFMKVIPAVSISYVVYENLKLTLGVTSR from the exons ATGCTTTGTCTCAGCTTGTACGTGCCAGTGCTGGATCAGTCACCCGCAGAGTTTCAGTATTTTGAATCAGATGGGCTCCCGTCAGAGCTGAAGTCTATCTTTAGGCTGAGCATTCTGATTCCATCTCAGGAATTCTCTACCTACCGTAACTGGAGGCAG AATATTGTGAAAGCTGGCGATAAGGACCAGGATGGACAGCTGGACTTTGAAGAGTTCGTGCACTACCTCCGAGATCATGAGAAGAAACTGAGATTAGTCTTTCGTAGCCTGGACAAGAAGAATGATG GAAGGATTGATGCCCAGGAAATAATGCAGTCTCTCCGAGACCTGGGAGTGAACATATCTGAGCAGCAGGCTGAGAAAATCTTGAAGCG TATGGATAAGAATGGTACAATGACCATAGATTGGAATGAGTGGCGGGATTATCATCTCTTGCACCCTGCTGAGAACATTCCGGAAATCATCCTTTACTGGAAGCACTCTACG ATCTTTGATGTAGGAGAGAATCTGATTGTCCCGGATGAGTTTACAGTTGAAGAGAAGCAAACCGGCATGTGGTGGAGGCATCTAGTTGCTGGTGGCGGAGCAGGTGCGGTGTCTCGAACATGTACAGCCCCCCTGGATCGTTGTAAAGTCCTCATGCAG GTTCATGCTACTCGTAATAACAGCATGTCTATCATGGGTGGGTTTACACAAATGATCCGTGAGGGAGGCTTTCGCTCACTATGGCGGGGGAACGGCATCAACGTCATAAAAATTGCACCCGAATCTGCTATTAAATTCATGGCTTATGAACAG attaagCGCTTCATAGGCAGTGACCAGGAGATTTTGGGAATTCGTGAGCGACTACTGGCTGGATCTCTTGCTGGTGTCATTGCTCAAAGCAGCATCTATCCCATGGAG GTTCTTAAAACACGGATGGCTCTTCGCAAGACTGGTCAATACAATGGAATGTTAGATTGTGGGAAAAAAATCTTGCTGAAGGAAGGAATGTCTGCCTTTTATAAAGGATATGTCCCCAACATGCTGGGGATTATTCCATATGCTGGCATTGATTTGGCAGTGTATGAG ACTCTGAAGAATGCCTGGCTAAACAGATATGCCACAAGTAGCGCCGACCCTGGAGTTTTTGTACTACTGGCTTGTGGGACCATATCCAGTACGTGTGGGCAGCTTGCCAGCTATCCCTTAGCGTTGGTCAGGACAAGAATGCAAGCACAAG cCTCTATTGAAGGTGCACCGCAGGTGACCATGAGCAAACTTTTCAAGCACATCATAAAGACAGAAGGTGCATTTGGACTGTATCGGGGTTTGGCCCCCAATTTCATGAAGGTGATCCCGGCAGTCAGCATCAGTTATGTGGTGTACGAGAACCTAAAACTCACACTTGGGGTGACCTCTCGGTGA
- the SLC25A25 gene encoding mitochondrial adenyl nucleotide antiporter SLC25A25 isoform X3, producing MRFLPPYTGVSTTSFVADDSRIYRTPTSPVLPPMARPRSLVSPLLSGVFCQCDTLGGIPHTHDAPTPSSLAAALAADPCGGALCGGPEHERRLQILFQELDVNQDGGICINDLAVGLKRLGVHRTELELRNIVKAGDKDQDGQLDFEEFVHYLRDHEKKLRLVFRSLDKKNDGRIDAQEIMQSLRDLGVNISEQQAEKILKRIRADHRWGPVTHMDKNGTMTIDWNEWRDYHLLHPAENIPEIILYWKHSTIFDVGENLIVPDEFTVEEKQTGMWWRHLVAGGGAGAVSRTCTAPLDRCKVLMQVHATRNNSMSIMGGFTQMIREGGFRSLWRGNGINVIKIAPESAIKFMAYEQIKRFIGSDQEILGIRERLLAGSLAGVIAQSSIYPMEVLKTRMALRKTGQYNGMLDCGKKILLKEGMSAFYKGYVPNMLGIIPYAGIDLAVYETLKNAWLNRYATSSADPGVFVLLACGTISSTCGQLASYPLALVRTRMQAQASIEGAPQVTMSKLFKHIIKTEGAFGLYRGLAPNFMKVIPAVSISYVVYENLKLTLGVTSR from the exons atGCGTTTCCTGCCTCCATATACCGGCGTGAGTACTACGAGCTTCGTGGCTGACGATTCCCGGATCTACCGAACTCCCACCAGCCCGGTTCTTCCGCCTATGGCACGTCCTCGTTCGTTGGTGTCGCCGCTGCTGAGCGGAGTGTTCTGTCAGTGTGATACTTTGGGAGGAATCCCTCACACGCACGACGCCCCGACCCCATCGTCCCTGGCAGCTGCCTTGGCTGCGGACCCGTGCGGGGGAGCCCTGTGTGGCGGCCCTGAGCATGAACGGCGGCTGCAGATTCTCTTCCAGGAGCTAGACGTTAATCAGGACGGCGGCATCTGCATCAATGACCTGGCTGTGGGGCTCAAGCGTCTCGGAGTCCACCGCACAGAGCTGGAGCTGCGG AATATTGTGAAAGCTGGCGATAAGGACCAGGATGGACAGCTGGACTTTGAAGAGTTCGTGCACTACCTCCGAGATCATGAGAAGAAACTGAGATTAGTCTTTCGTAGCCTGGACAAGAAGAATGATG GAAGGATTGATGCCCAGGAAATAATGCAGTCTCTCCGAGACCTGGGAGTGAACATATCTGAGCAGCAGGCTGAGAAAATCTTGAAGCG AATTCGGGCGGACCACCGCTGGGGTCCTGTCACCCA TATGGATAAGAATGGTACAATGACCATAGATTGGAATGAGTGGCGGGATTATCATCTCTTGCACCCTGCTGAGAACATTCCGGAAATCATCCTTTACTGGAAGCACTCTACG ATCTTTGATGTAGGAGAGAATCTGATTGTCCCGGATGAGTTTACAGTTGAAGAGAAGCAAACCGGCATGTGGTGGAGGCATCTAGTTGCTGGTGGCGGAGCAGGTGCGGTGTCTCGAACATGTACAGCCCCCCTGGATCGTTGTAAAGTCCTCATGCAG GTTCATGCTACTCGTAATAACAGCATGTCTATCATGGGTGGGTTTACACAAATGATCCGTGAGGGAGGCTTTCGCTCACTATGGCGGGGGAACGGCATCAACGTCATAAAAATTGCACCCGAATCTGCTATTAAATTCATGGCTTATGAACAG attaagCGCTTCATAGGCAGTGACCAGGAGATTTTGGGAATTCGTGAGCGACTACTGGCTGGATCTCTTGCTGGTGTCATTGCTCAAAGCAGCATCTATCCCATGGAG GTTCTTAAAACACGGATGGCTCTTCGCAAGACTGGTCAATACAATGGAATGTTAGATTGTGGGAAAAAAATCTTGCTGAAGGAAGGAATGTCTGCCTTTTATAAAGGATATGTCCCCAACATGCTGGGGATTATTCCATATGCTGGCATTGATTTGGCAGTGTATGAG ACTCTGAAGAATGCCTGGCTAAACAGATATGCCACAAGTAGCGCCGACCCTGGAGTTTTTGTACTACTGGCTTGTGGGACCATATCCAGTACGTGTGGGCAGCTTGCCAGCTATCCCTTAGCGTTGGTCAGGACAAGAATGCAAGCACAAG cCTCTATTGAAGGTGCACCGCAGGTGACCATGAGCAAACTTTTCAAGCACATCATAAAGACAGAAGGTGCATTTGGACTGTATCGGGGTTTGGCCCCCAATTTCATGAAGGTGATCCCGGCAGTCAGCATCAGTTATGTGGTGTACGAGAACCTAAAACTCACACTTGGGGTGACCTCTCGGTGA
- the SLC25A25 gene encoding mitochondrial adenyl nucleotide antiporter SLC25A25 isoform X4 — MRFLPPYTGVSTTSFVADDSRIYRTPTSPVLPPMARPRSLVSPLLSGVFCQCDTLGGIPHTHDAPTPSSLAAALAADPCGGALCGGPEHERRLQILFQELDVNQDGGICINDLAVGLKRLGVHRTELELRNIVKAGDKDQDGQLDFEEFVHYLRDHEKKLRLVFRSLDKKNDGRIDAQEIMQSLRDLGVNISEQQAEKILKRMDKNGTMTIDWNEWRDYHLLHPAENIPEIILYWKHSTIFDVGENLIVPDEFTVEEKQTGMWWRHLVAGGGAGAVSRTCTAPLDRCKVLMQVHATRNNSMSIMGGFTQMIREGGFRSLWRGNGINVIKIAPESAIKFMAYEQIKRFIGSDQEILGIRERLLAGSLAGVIAQSSIYPMEVLKTRMALRKTGQYNGMLDCGKKILLKEGMSAFYKGYVPNMLGIIPYAGIDLAVYETLKNAWLNRYATSSADPGVFVLLACGTISSTCGQLASYPLALVRTRMQAQASIEGAPQVTMSKLFKHIIKTEGAFGLYRGLAPNFMKVIPAVSISYVVYENLKLTLGVTSR; from the exons atGCGTTTCCTGCCTCCATATACCGGCGTGAGTACTACGAGCTTCGTGGCTGACGATTCCCGGATCTACCGAACTCCCACCAGCCCGGTTCTTCCGCCTATGGCACGTCCTCGTTCGTTGGTGTCGCCGCTGCTGAGCGGAGTGTTCTGTCAGTGTGATACTTTGGGAGGAATCCCTCACACGCACGACGCCCCGACCCCATCGTCCCTGGCAGCTGCCTTGGCTGCGGACCCGTGCGGGGGAGCCCTGTGTGGCGGCCCTGAGCATGAACGGCGGCTGCAGATTCTCTTCCAGGAGCTAGACGTTAATCAGGACGGCGGCATCTGCATCAATGACCTGGCTGTGGGGCTCAAGCGTCTCGGAGTCCACCGCACAGAGCTGGAGCTGCGG AATATTGTGAAAGCTGGCGATAAGGACCAGGATGGACAGCTGGACTTTGAAGAGTTCGTGCACTACCTCCGAGATCATGAGAAGAAACTGAGATTAGTCTTTCGTAGCCTGGACAAGAAGAATGATG GAAGGATTGATGCCCAGGAAATAATGCAGTCTCTCCGAGACCTGGGAGTGAACATATCTGAGCAGCAGGCTGAGAAAATCTTGAAGCG TATGGATAAGAATGGTACAATGACCATAGATTGGAATGAGTGGCGGGATTATCATCTCTTGCACCCTGCTGAGAACATTCCGGAAATCATCCTTTACTGGAAGCACTCTACG ATCTTTGATGTAGGAGAGAATCTGATTGTCCCGGATGAGTTTACAGTTGAAGAGAAGCAAACCGGCATGTGGTGGAGGCATCTAGTTGCTGGTGGCGGAGCAGGTGCGGTGTCTCGAACATGTACAGCCCCCCTGGATCGTTGTAAAGTCCTCATGCAG GTTCATGCTACTCGTAATAACAGCATGTCTATCATGGGTGGGTTTACACAAATGATCCGTGAGGGAGGCTTTCGCTCACTATGGCGGGGGAACGGCATCAACGTCATAAAAATTGCACCCGAATCTGCTATTAAATTCATGGCTTATGAACAG attaagCGCTTCATAGGCAGTGACCAGGAGATTTTGGGAATTCGTGAGCGACTACTGGCTGGATCTCTTGCTGGTGTCATTGCTCAAAGCAGCATCTATCCCATGGAG GTTCTTAAAACACGGATGGCTCTTCGCAAGACTGGTCAATACAATGGAATGTTAGATTGTGGGAAAAAAATCTTGCTGAAGGAAGGAATGTCTGCCTTTTATAAAGGATATGTCCCCAACATGCTGGGGATTATTCCATATGCTGGCATTGATTTGGCAGTGTATGAG ACTCTGAAGAATGCCTGGCTAAACAGATATGCCACAAGTAGCGCCGACCCTGGAGTTTTTGTACTACTGGCTTGTGGGACCATATCCAGTACGTGTGGGCAGCTTGCCAGCTATCCCTTAGCGTTGGTCAGGACAAGAATGCAAGCACAAG cCTCTATTGAAGGTGCACCGCAGGTGACCATGAGCAAACTTTTCAAGCACATCATAAAGACAGAAGGTGCATTTGGACTGTATCGGGGTTTGGCCCCCAATTTCATGAAGGTGATCCCGGCAGTCAGCATCAGTTATGTGGTGTACGAGAACCTAAAACTCACACTTGGGGTGACCTCTCGGTGA
- the SLC25A25 gene encoding mitochondrial adenyl nucleotide antiporter SLC25A25 isoform X2 gives MSGAVIGQTLLQCECRVRAAGFRFSVVGICIEGETETPGDPVEDDRSIVPALLSFHVFSNYRVSLTIELTALVASAPHLQGVQGVFQVTPHLCSRLEHARIIPFIRKALGMGFPCTACEGSGSNNKRSPSAEGSEQEDQSESEGQIILMVVAPRKHLQQNIVKAGDKDQDGQLDFEEFVHYLRDHEKKLRLVFRSLDKKNDGRIDAQEIMQSLRDLGVNISEQQAEKILKRMDKNGTMTIDWNEWRDYHLLHPAENIPEIILYWKHSTIFDVGENLIVPDEFTVEEKQTGMWWRHLVAGGGAGAVSRTCTAPLDRCKVLMQVHATRNNSMSIMGGFTQMIREGGFRSLWRGNGINVIKIAPESAIKFMAYEQIKRFIGSDQEILGIRERLLAGSLAGVIAQSSIYPMEVLKTRMALRKTGQYNGMLDCGKKILLKEGMSAFYKGYVPNMLGIIPYAGIDLAVYETLKNAWLNRYATSSADPGVFVLLACGTISSTCGQLASYPLALVRTRMQAQASIEGAPQVTMSKLFKHIIKTEGAFGLYRGLAPNFMKVIPAVSISYVVYENLKLTLGVTSR, from the exons ATGTCCGGGGCTGTGATTGGCCAGACCCTGCTGCAGTGTGAATGCAGAGTCAGAGCAGCCGGCTTCAGGTTTTCTGTCGTGGGCATCTGCATAGAGGGTGAAACTGAGACTCCAGGTGATCCTGTAGAAGATGACCGCAGCATAGTGCCAGCCCTGCTCTCGTTTCACGTGTTCTCAAACTATCGGGTTTCTCTCACCATAGAGCTCACAGCACTGGTTGCCTCTGCACCGCATCTCCAAGGAGTTCAGGGTGTGTTCCAGGTGACGCCGCATCTGTGCTCTCGGCTTGAACATGCAAGGATAATTCCGTTTATACGGAAGGCACTAGGCATGGGTTTTCCCTGCACTGCATGTGAGGGTTCTGGTAGTAACAATAAAAGATCTCCCAGCGCCGAGGGGTCAGAGCAAGAGGATCAAAGCGAATCTGAGGGCCAGATCATTCTGATGGTGGTGGCACCCAGGAAGCACCTGCAGCAG AATATTGTGAAAGCTGGCGATAAGGACCAGGATGGACAGCTGGACTTTGAAGAGTTCGTGCACTACCTCCGAGATCATGAGAAGAAACTGAGATTAGTCTTTCGTAGCCTGGACAAGAAGAATGATG GAAGGATTGATGCCCAGGAAATAATGCAGTCTCTCCGAGACCTGGGAGTGAACATATCTGAGCAGCAGGCTGAGAAAATCTTGAAGCG TATGGATAAGAATGGTACAATGACCATAGATTGGAATGAGTGGCGGGATTATCATCTCTTGCACCCTGCTGAGAACATTCCGGAAATCATCCTTTACTGGAAGCACTCTACG ATCTTTGATGTAGGAGAGAATCTGATTGTCCCGGATGAGTTTACAGTTGAAGAGAAGCAAACCGGCATGTGGTGGAGGCATCTAGTTGCTGGTGGCGGAGCAGGTGCGGTGTCTCGAACATGTACAGCCCCCCTGGATCGTTGTAAAGTCCTCATGCAG GTTCATGCTACTCGTAATAACAGCATGTCTATCATGGGTGGGTTTACACAAATGATCCGTGAGGGAGGCTTTCGCTCACTATGGCGGGGGAACGGCATCAACGTCATAAAAATTGCACCCGAATCTGCTATTAAATTCATGGCTTATGAACAG attaagCGCTTCATAGGCAGTGACCAGGAGATTTTGGGAATTCGTGAGCGACTACTGGCTGGATCTCTTGCTGGTGTCATTGCTCAAAGCAGCATCTATCCCATGGAG GTTCTTAAAACACGGATGGCTCTTCGCAAGACTGGTCAATACAATGGAATGTTAGATTGTGGGAAAAAAATCTTGCTGAAGGAAGGAATGTCTGCCTTTTATAAAGGATATGTCCCCAACATGCTGGGGATTATTCCATATGCTGGCATTGATTTGGCAGTGTATGAG ACTCTGAAGAATGCCTGGCTAAACAGATATGCCACAAGTAGCGCCGACCCTGGAGTTTTTGTACTACTGGCTTGTGGGACCATATCCAGTACGTGTGGGCAGCTTGCCAGCTATCCCTTAGCGTTGGTCAGGACAAGAATGCAAGCACAAG cCTCTATTGAAGGTGCACCGCAGGTGACCATGAGCAAACTTTTCAAGCACATCATAAAGACAGAAGGTGCATTTGGACTGTATCGGGGTTTGGCCCCCAATTTCATGAAGGTGATCCCGGCAGTCAGCATCAGTTATGTGGTGTACGAGAACCTAAAACTCACACTTGGGGTGACCTCTCGGTGA
- the SLC25A25 gene encoding mitochondrial adenyl nucleotide antiporter SLC25A25 isoform X1: MSGAVIGQTLLQCECRVRAAGFRFSVVGICIEGETETPGDPVEDDRSIVPALLSFHVFSNYRVSLTIELTALVASAPHLQGVQGVFQVTPHLCSRLEHARIIPFIRKALGMGFPCTACEGSGSNNKRSPSAEGSEQEDQSESEGQIILMVVAPRKHLQQNIVKAGDKDQDGQLDFEEFVHYLRDHEKKLRLVFRSLDKKNDGRIDAQEIMQSLRDLGVNISEQQAEKILKRIRADHRWGPVTHMDKNGTMTIDWNEWRDYHLLHPAENIPEIILYWKHSTIFDVGENLIVPDEFTVEEKQTGMWWRHLVAGGGAGAVSRTCTAPLDRCKVLMQVHATRNNSMSIMGGFTQMIREGGFRSLWRGNGINVIKIAPESAIKFMAYEQIKRFIGSDQEILGIRERLLAGSLAGVIAQSSIYPMEVLKTRMALRKTGQYNGMLDCGKKILLKEGMSAFYKGYVPNMLGIIPYAGIDLAVYETLKNAWLNRYATSSADPGVFVLLACGTISSTCGQLASYPLALVRTRMQAQASIEGAPQVTMSKLFKHIIKTEGAFGLYRGLAPNFMKVIPAVSISYVVYENLKLTLGVTSR, from the exons ATGTCCGGGGCTGTGATTGGCCAGACCCTGCTGCAGTGTGAATGCAGAGTCAGAGCAGCCGGCTTCAGGTTTTCTGTCGTGGGCATCTGCATAGAGGGTGAAACTGAGACTCCAGGTGATCCTGTAGAAGATGACCGCAGCATAGTGCCAGCCCTGCTCTCGTTTCACGTGTTCTCAAACTATCGGGTTTCTCTCACCATAGAGCTCACAGCACTGGTTGCCTCTGCACCGCATCTCCAAGGAGTTCAGGGTGTGTTCCAGGTGACGCCGCATCTGTGCTCTCGGCTTGAACATGCAAGGATAATTCCGTTTATACGGAAGGCACTAGGCATGGGTTTTCCCTGCACTGCATGTGAGGGTTCTGGTAGTAACAATAAAAGATCTCCCAGCGCCGAGGGGTCAGAGCAAGAGGATCAAAGCGAATCTGAGGGCCAGATCATTCTGATGGTGGTGGCACCCAGGAAGCACCTGCAGCAG AATATTGTGAAAGCTGGCGATAAGGACCAGGATGGACAGCTGGACTTTGAAGAGTTCGTGCACTACCTCCGAGATCATGAGAAGAAACTGAGATTAGTCTTTCGTAGCCTGGACAAGAAGAATGATG GAAGGATTGATGCCCAGGAAATAATGCAGTCTCTCCGAGACCTGGGAGTGAACATATCTGAGCAGCAGGCTGAGAAAATCTTGAAGCG AATTCGGGCGGACCACCGCTGGGGTCCTGTCACCCA TATGGATAAGAATGGTACAATGACCATAGATTGGAATGAGTGGCGGGATTATCATCTCTTGCACCCTGCTGAGAACATTCCGGAAATCATCCTTTACTGGAAGCACTCTACG ATCTTTGATGTAGGAGAGAATCTGATTGTCCCGGATGAGTTTACAGTTGAAGAGAAGCAAACCGGCATGTGGTGGAGGCATCTAGTTGCTGGTGGCGGAGCAGGTGCGGTGTCTCGAACATGTACAGCCCCCCTGGATCGTTGTAAAGTCCTCATGCAG GTTCATGCTACTCGTAATAACAGCATGTCTATCATGGGTGGGTTTACACAAATGATCCGTGAGGGAGGCTTTCGCTCACTATGGCGGGGGAACGGCATCAACGTCATAAAAATTGCACCCGAATCTGCTATTAAATTCATGGCTTATGAACAG attaagCGCTTCATAGGCAGTGACCAGGAGATTTTGGGAATTCGTGAGCGACTACTGGCTGGATCTCTTGCTGGTGTCATTGCTCAAAGCAGCATCTATCCCATGGAG GTTCTTAAAACACGGATGGCTCTTCGCAAGACTGGTCAATACAATGGAATGTTAGATTGTGGGAAAAAAATCTTGCTGAAGGAAGGAATGTCTGCCTTTTATAAAGGATATGTCCCCAACATGCTGGGGATTATTCCATATGCTGGCATTGATTTGGCAGTGTATGAG ACTCTGAAGAATGCCTGGCTAAACAGATATGCCACAAGTAGCGCCGACCCTGGAGTTTTTGTACTACTGGCTTGTGGGACCATATCCAGTACGTGTGGGCAGCTTGCCAGCTATCCCTTAGCGTTGGTCAGGACAAGAATGCAAGCACAAG cCTCTATTGAAGGTGCACCGCAGGTGACCATGAGCAAACTTTTCAAGCACATCATAAAGACAGAAGGTGCATTTGGACTGTATCGGGGTTTGGCCCCCAATTTCATGAAGGTGATCCCGGCAGTCAGCATCAGTTATGTGGTGTACGAGAACCTAAAACTCACACTTGGGGTGACCTCTCGGTGA
- the NAIF1 gene encoding nuclear apoptosis-inducing factor 1: MATPAKKRKTNFSEQEVEIIMEEMEKQKHILINHYNAGVPLLTKSNAWYDILKRVNTISTCHRELAEVKKKWSDLKTEVRRKMSQARATLEGEGDVSTPPVMLTPLQQRICNLLGESVILSLPTQECPAEIPTQVSISSPGAVTLSQISTENTYHTLEENVVEYCTTEAPNTVPSETPIEIISPPPEVTSKPQELKNRIALNSARLLQEQRVTNLHVKEIAQHLEQQNDILQMIRRSQEVQASAQERQAQAMEGTQAALSALIQVLRPMIKDVRKFLQSRIVDSAATNEAGDPGTQNGQSNAISQ, translated from the exons ATGGCTACGCCAGCCAAGAAAAGAAAGACGAATTTCTCAGAGCAGGAGGTGGAAATTATCATGGAGGAAATGGAGAAGCAGAAACACATCTTGATTAACCATTATAATGCTGGAGTGCCTCTATTGACCAAAAGCAATGCCTGGTATGACATCTTAAAGCGTGTGAATACCATCAGTACATGCCACCGCGAACTGGCAGAGGTGAAGAAGAAGTGGTCGGACCTAAAGACCGAGGTGCGAAGAAAGATGTCTCAGGCGCGTGCTACGTTGGAAGGCGAAGGCGACGTGAGCACCCCACCGGTTATGCTGACCCCACTACAACAAAGAATATGCAATTTGTTGGGCGAAAGCGTCATTCTCAGCTTACCCACCCAAGAATGTCCGGCGGAAATACCCACCCAAGTGTCCATCAGTTCTCCTGGCGCCGTAACACTGTCACAAA TTTCTACAGAAAATACCTATCACACCTTGGAGGAAAATGTGGTGGAGTATTGCACCACTGAAGCCCCCAATACCGTTCCTTCTGAGACCCCTATAGAAATCATCTCTCCTCCTCCAGAAGTTACCAGTAAACCTCAAGAACTGAAGAATCGAATTGCTCTGAACTCCGCGCGGCTCCTGCAAGAACAGAGAGTGACTAACTTACACGTGAAGGAGATTGCCCAACACCTGGAGCAGCAGAACGATATCCTGCAGATGATTCGCAGGTCGCAGGAGGTCCAGGCCAGTGCTCAAGAGAGACAAGCCCAAGCTATGGAGGGGACTCAAGCAGCACTGAGCGCCCTCATTCAGGTGCTACGACCAATGATCAAAGATGTCCGCAAGTTCCTTCAGAGCCGGATAGTTGACTCGGCAGCTACCAATGAAGCTGGTGACCCAGGAACTCAAAATGGACAATCAAATGCTATCAGCCAGTGA